One part of the Georgfuchsia toluolica genome encodes these proteins:
- the gltB gene encoding glutamate synthase large subunit yields the protein MDQPSRQGLYDPSNEHDACGVGFVVNIKNKKSHDIIEQGLMILENLEHRGATGYDPLLGDGAGILIQIPDGFFREEMARQGVTLPPYGEYGVGMMFLPPSEASRRACMAVIERGIRYEGLVLLGWRDVPVDNNGLAQAAKDIEPVVRQVFIGTGNGIADADVLERKLYVLRKSTGHTIQALKLPDVKMFYVSSMSVRTVVYKGMLLANQVGTYYRDLKDRRVVSAIAMVHQRFSTNTFPTWDLAHPFRMIAHNGEINTLRGNVNWLRAREHGISSSVLGEDLEKIWPLIYDGQSDSASFDNALELLVFGGYSLAHAMMMLIPEAWAKDSMMDEERRAFYEYHMALMEPWDGPAAVAFTDGRQIGATLDRNGLRPARYLVTNDDLVVMASETGVLPIAQERIVKKWRLQPGKMLLIDLEQGRIIDDAELKRTMSTAKPYRQWIEQSRYFVDDMPEVEPHEKPSVPLLNVQQAFGYTQEDFKFILEPMATVGEEDTGSMGNDSPLPVLSDRPKPLFNYFKQLFAQVTNPPIDPIREDIVMSLISLVSPNPNLLGVDETEPTPRLEVHQPILSPANMAKLKKIDELTKDTFRPVVIDITTPAAEGTAGLSHSLYQACTLAERAVGAGYTVVILSDRHVNRERAPIPALLACSAVHQHLVKVGLRTSCSMLVETGSAREVHHFATLAGYGAESIHPWLAFESIAEIAAQLPGKPSVAEAQERYIKAINKGLMKVMSKMGISTYQSYCGAQIFEAVGLSSDFVNRYFAGTSTKVEGIGLKEVAEEALKTHAEAYGADPVHASMLDCGGEYAFRVRGEEHMWTPDSIAKLQHATRSGKYETYKEYASLINDQGMRHMTLRGLFEIKSAGPEVPLDQVESAKDIVKRFATGAMSLGSISTEAHTTLAIAMNRIGGKSNTGEGGEDRLRFKTVTASNTLAGVIGKSRIARDISLKAGDSLRSAIKQVAAARFGVTAEYLANADQLQIKMAQGAKPGEGGQLPGHKVSEYIGFLRHTVPGVTLISPPPHHDIYSIEDLAQLIHDLKNSNPEASVSVKLVSEIGVGTVAAGVVKAKADHVVIAGHDGGTGASPISSIKHAGTPWELGLAETQQTLVLNRLRGRVRVQADGQMKTGRDVLIGALLGADEFGFATAPLVVEGCIMMRKCHLNTCPVGVATQDPVLRERFTGQPEHVVNYFFFVAEEVRELMAKIGIRKFDDLIGRSDLLDMRKGVDHWKAKGLDFSRIFYRRPEVAGVSCRHSEIQDHGLSHALDHSLIAKAALERGSKVVVESPIRNQNRTVGTLLSYEVAKRYGHTGLPDDAITLKLTGSAGQSLGAFLAHGITLDLIGEANDYVGKGLSGGRIVVRPPAEFCGKPEENIIVGNTVLYGAIEGEAYFRGVAGERFCVRNSGATAVVEGTGDHGCEYMTGGTVAVLGLTGRNFAAGMSGGIAYVYDEDGLFAKRCNLSMVALEKVLPEAEQADDGLRHRNQTDEAQLKHMIEQHAKRSGSARAKALLADWAVARDKFVKVFPHEYRRALKEIAAARLKEAA from the coding sequence ATGGATCAGCCAAGTCGACAGGGCCTCTACGACCCAAGCAACGAGCATGACGCCTGCGGCGTCGGGTTCGTGGTCAACATCAAGAACAAGAAAAGCCACGACATCATCGAGCAGGGACTGATGATTCTGGAAAACCTCGAGCATCGCGGTGCCACGGGCTACGATCCCTTGCTTGGCGACGGTGCCGGGATTCTCATTCAAATCCCCGATGGATTCTTCCGTGAGGAAATGGCGCGCCAGGGAGTTACTTTGCCACCTTACGGCGAGTACGGTGTCGGCATGATGTTTTTGCCTCCGAGCGAAGCCAGCAGGCGTGCCTGCATGGCGGTGATCGAGCGCGGCATCCGCTACGAGGGTCTGGTTCTGCTTGGCTGGCGCGATGTTCCGGTCGACAACAACGGCTTGGCGCAGGCAGCCAAGGATATCGAGCCCGTGGTGCGCCAGGTGTTCATTGGTACGGGTAACGGCATTGCTGATGCGGATGTCCTGGAACGAAAACTCTATGTTCTGCGCAAGTCCACCGGACACACCATTCAGGCGCTCAAACTGCCTGATGTCAAAATGTTCTACGTATCCTCCATGTCTGTGCGCACGGTGGTGTACAAGGGCATGCTGCTGGCCAATCAAGTTGGCACCTACTATCGTGACCTGAAGGATAGGCGCGTAGTCTCGGCGATTGCGATGGTGCATCAGCGCTTTTCCACCAACACCTTCCCGACCTGGGATCTGGCGCATCCCTTCCGCATGATCGCCCACAATGGCGAGATCAACACACTCAGAGGCAATGTGAACTGGCTGCGTGCCCGTGAACATGGCATCTCCTCCTCGGTGCTGGGCGAAGACCTGGAGAAAATCTGGCCCCTGATCTACGACGGCCAGTCCGATTCCGCCTCGTTCGACAATGCGCTGGAATTGCTGGTATTCGGCGGTTACAGCCTGGCGCATGCCATGATGATGCTGATTCCCGAAGCCTGGGCCAAGGATTCGATGATGGACGAGGAGCGCCGCGCCTTTTACGAGTACCACATGGCGCTGATGGAGCCGTGGGACGGCCCGGCAGCTGTCGCCTTCACCGATGGCCGGCAGATCGGCGCCACGCTTGACCGCAATGGCTTGCGTCCGGCACGCTATCTGGTCACCAACGACGATCTGGTGGTGATGGCCTCCGAGACCGGCGTGCTGCCGATTGCGCAGGAGCGCATTGTCAAGAAGTGGCGCCTGCAGCCCGGCAAAATGCTCCTTATCGATCTTGAACAGGGCCGCATCATCGATGATGCGGAACTGAAGCGCACCATGTCCACGGCCAAGCCCTACCGTCAATGGATAGAGCAGTCACGCTATTTCGTTGATGACATGCCCGAGGTCGAGCCGCACGAAAAACCGTCCGTGCCCCTGCTGAACGTGCAGCAGGCGTTCGGCTACACCCAGGAGGACTTCAAATTCATCCTTGAGCCAATGGCTACGGTGGGTGAGGAGGACACTGGCTCCATGGGCAATGACAGCCCGCTGCCGGTATTGTCGGATCGTCCCAAACCCCTGTTCAATTATTTCAAGCAGTTGTTTGCCCAGGTGACGAATCCGCCTATCGATCCGATTCGCGAAGATATCGTCATGTCGCTGATTTCACTGGTCAGCCCGAACCCGAACCTGCTCGGGGTTGACGAGACCGAGCCGACACCGCGGCTGGAGGTGCATCAGCCGATACTTTCGCCGGCCAATATGGCCAAGCTGAAGAAAATCGACGAACTGACCAAGGATACTTTCCGCCCGGTGGTCATTGATATCACGACCCCCGCAGCCGAAGGCACGGCGGGCTTGAGTCATTCCCTGTATCAGGCTTGTACGCTGGCAGAACGCGCGGTTGGCGCAGGATATACCGTAGTCATTCTATCCGATCGTCATGTCAACCGAGAGCGGGCGCCGATTCCGGCGCTGCTGGCGTGTTCTGCCGTCCATCAGCATCTGGTCAAAGTCGGTCTGCGTACCTCCTGCAGCATGCTGGTCGAGACCGGCTCGGCACGCGAGGTGCATCATTTCGCCACGCTCGCCGGTTACGGTGCCGAATCGATCCATCCCTGGCTGGCCTTCGAGAGCATCGCCGAAATTGCCGCTCAGTTGCCGGGCAAACCGTCCGTGGCCGAGGCGCAAGAGCGCTACATCAAGGCCATCAACAAGGGACTGATGAAAGTGATGTCCAAGATGGGCATTTCCACCTATCAGTCCTACTGCGGCGCACAGATTTTCGAGGCAGTGGGTCTTTCGTCAGATTTTGTTAACCGCTACTTTGCCGGCACCTCCACCAAGGTGGAAGGCATCGGCTTGAAAGAGGTTGCCGAGGAAGCGTTGAAAACGCATGCCGAGGCCTATGGTGCCGATCCGGTACACGCCAGCATGCTCGACTGCGGCGGCGAATATGCCTTCAGGGTGCGCGGCGAGGAACACATGTGGACCCCGGATTCCATCGCGAAGCTGCAGCATGCGACACGTTCCGGCAAGTACGAGACCTACAAGGAGTACGCCAGCCTGATCAATGATCAAGGCATGCGTCACATGACCCTGCGTGGGTTGTTCGAGATCAAGTCGGCCGGTCCCGAGGTGCCGCTTGATCAAGTGGAATCGGCAAAGGATATTGTCAAGCGCTTTGCCACCGGAGCCATGTCGCTGGGAAGCATTTCCACCGAAGCGCACACTACACTGGCAATCGCCATGAATCGCATCGGCGGCAAGTCGAATACCGGTGAGGGTGGCGAGGATCGCCTGCGCTTCAAAACAGTGACTGCAAGCAACACGCTGGCGGGGGTGATCGGCAAAAGCCGCATCGCGCGCGACATTTCGCTCAAGGCCGGCGACAGTCTGCGCTCGGCCATCAAGCAGGTGGCCGCTGCCCGATTCGGCGTCACCGCTGAATATCTGGCCAACGCCGATCAACTCCAGATCAAGATGGCGCAAGGCGCCAAGCCGGGCGAGGGCGGCCAGTTGCCGGGACACAAGGTGTCCGAGTACATCGGTTTCCTGCGACACACGGTGCCAGGCGTTACTCTTATTTCGCCACCGCCGCACCACGACATCTATTCGATCGAGGATCTGGCGCAACTGATTCACGACCTGAAGAACTCCAATCCTGAGGCCAGCGTGTCGGTCAAGCTGGTATCGGAAATCGGTGTCGGTACTGTGGCAGCCGGCGTGGTCAAGGCCAAGGCCGATCACGTCGTCATTGCCGGCCATGATGGTGGCACCGGGGCTTCGCCGATTTCATCGATCAAGCATGCAGGTACGCCATGGGAACTGGGGCTGGCCGAAACCCAGCAGACTCTGGTGCTTAACCGTCTGCGCGGCCGCGTTCGTGTTCAGGCAGACGGCCAGATGAAGACCGGCCGCGACGTGCTGATCGGCGCCCTGCTGGGTGCCGACGAGTTCGGTTTCGCCACTGCGCCGCTGGTCGTGGAAGGCTGCATCATGATGCGCAAATGTCACCTCAATACCTGCCCGGTCGGCGTCGCGACGCAGGACCCGGTATTGCGCGAACGCTTTACCGGCCAGCCCGAACATGTCGTCAATTACTTCTTCTTTGTCGCCGAGGAAGTGCGCGAACTCATGGCGAAAATCGGCATCCGCAAGTTCGATGACCTCATTGGCCGCTCTGATCTGCTTGACATGCGCAAGGGAGTCGACCACTGGAAGGCCAAGGGCCTCGACTTCTCGCGAATCTTTTATCGGCGCCCGGAAGTGGCCGGGGTCTCGTGCCGCCATAGCGAAATCCAGGATCATGGCCTCTCCCACGCTTTGGATCATAGTTTGATCGCCAAGGCCGCGCTGGAGCGCGGCAGCAAGGTGGTGGTCGAATCGCCGATCAGGAACCAGAACCGCACGGTAGGCACCTTGTTGTCGTATGAAGTAGCCAAGCGCTATGGCCATACCGGACTGCCTGACGACGCCATTACGCTCAAACTGACCGGTTCGGCGGGCCAAAGCCTTGGCGCATTTCTGGCACATGGCATCACGCTTGATTTGATCGGCGAAGCCAACGACTATGTGGGCAAGGGCCTGTCGGGTGGCCGGATCGTAGTGCGTCCACCTGCAGAATTCTGCGGCAAACCAGAAGAAAACATCATCGTCGGCAATACGGTGCTGTATGGTGCCATTGAGGGCGAGGCATACTTTCGTGGTGTGGCCGGTGAGCGTTTCTGCGTGCGCAACTCAGGCGCGACAGCGGTAGTCGAAGGCACCGGCGATCATGGTTGCGAATACATGACCGGCGGAACGGTTGCCGTGCTCGGCCTCACCGGCCGCAACTTCGCGGCTGGCATGTCGGGAGGCATTGCTTATGTTTACGATGAGGATGGTCTGTTTGCAAAGCGCTGCAACCTGTCGATGGTCGCCCTGGAGAAGGTGTTGCCCGAGGCGGAACAAGCTGACGATGGCTTGCGGCACCGCAATCAGACCGACGAAGCGCAGCTCAAGCACATGATCGAGCAGCATGCCAAACGGTCAGGAAGTGCGCGCGCCAAGGCGTTGCTCGCCGACTGGGCAGTTGCCCGCGATAAGTTCGTCAAGGTCTTCCCGCATGAATATCGTCGCGCCCTGAAGGAAATCGCGGCGGCCAGGCTTAAGGAGGCAGCGTAA
- the aroB gene encoding 3-dehydroquinate synthase has product MHALEVSLGDRSYPILIGPGLYAATALMVDHFVGKRVAIVTNETIAPLYLAPLTNALRDLGLSVVEIVLPDGETYKTGNTLDRIYDALMRERCDRSTTLIALGGGVIGDMCGYAAATYQRGVPFIQIPTTLLAQVDSSVGGKTGINHPLGKNMIGAFWQPKLVLADTDTLNTLPARELSAGLAEVIKYGLIRDYAFFEWLEDNMDRLVSCDPDALTYAIERSCANKAEVVAGDERETAKEGGRALLNLGHTFGHAIETALGYGTWLHGEAVATGMLMAAQLSAHLGWLASSDVARIGDLLARARLPLKAPRLGAEKYFDLMGHDKKNIGGRLRLVLLKRIGEAITTSAIEPGDVLAAIAACCADQKEPSRDG; this is encoded by the coding sequence ATGCACGCACTTGAAGTTTCTCTCGGGGATCGCAGCTACCCCATCCTGATCGGTCCTGGCCTTTACGCTGCCACGGCGTTGATGGTTGACCATTTTGTGGGCAAGCGTGTGGCGATTGTCACCAATGAAACGATAGCGCCGCTATATCTGGCACCATTGACGAACGCTTTGCGTGATCTAGGTCTGTCAGTCGTCGAGATTGTTCTGCCCGATGGCGAGACCTACAAGACCGGCAATACGCTTGACCGCATCTATGATGCCCTGATGCGTGAGCGCTGCGATCGCAGCACGACGCTGATCGCACTGGGCGGCGGCGTGATCGGTGATATGTGCGGCTATGCGGCGGCGACCTACCAGCGTGGCGTCCCCTTCATCCAGATCCCGACGACCCTGCTCGCGCAAGTTGACTCTTCAGTCGGCGGCAAAACCGGCATCAACCATCCGCTCGGCAAGAACATGATTGGTGCCTTCTGGCAACCGAAGCTGGTGCTTGCCGATACGGATACCTTGAATACCCTGCCGGCGCGCGAACTCTCTGCAGGTCTGGCCGAGGTCATCAAGTATGGGTTGATCCGGGACTACGCTTTCTTTGAATGGCTGGAAGACAACATGGATCGGCTGGTCAGTTGCGATCCCGATGCACTGACCTACGCCATCGAGCGCTCGTGCGCCAACAAGGCGGAAGTGGTGGCCGGCGATGAAAGGGAGACCGCCAAGGAAGGTGGGCGCGCCCTGCTCAACCTTGGCCACACCTTCGGCCATGCCATAGAGACCGCGCTTGGTTACGGTACATGGCTACATGGTGAAGCGGTGGCAACCGGCATGCTGATGGCGGCGCAGCTCTCGGCGCATCTTGGCTGGCTTGCATCGAGCGACGTTGCGCGCATTGGCGACTTGCTTGCGCGCGCCAGATTGCCACTTAAAGCGCCGCGTCTTGGGGCCGAAAAATATTTCGATCTCATGGGGCATGACAAGAAGAACATCGGTGGACGTTTGCGCCTTGTCCTGCTCAAGCGCATTGGCGAAGCCATTACGACCAGTGCCATTGAACCGGGCGATGTGCTCGCGGCCATCGCCGCCTGCTGTGCGGACCAAAAGGAACCCTCAAGGGATGGCTGA
- a CDS encoding shikimate kinase — translation MGAGKTTVGRLLAKRLQARFVDSDHEVAAVTGVNIPTIFDIEGEAGFRRRESETIQRFSQEGNIVMATGGGAVLDPDNRQCLRNRGTVVYLSASPETLYERTRRDSGRPLLQVKDRLTRLRELHQQRDPFYREVAHIIIEVGRTSASQVVRQILAALASDART, via the coding sequence ATGGGCGCTGGCAAGACGACAGTTGGTCGCTTGCTGGCGAAGCGTTTGCAGGCGCGCTTTGTGGATAGCGATCATGAAGTCGCGGCTGTGACCGGTGTCAATATCCCGACCATTTTTGATATTGAAGGTGAAGCCGGATTTCGCCGCCGCGAATCGGAGACCATCCAGCGCTTCAGTCAAGAGGGCAATATCGTCATGGCGACCGGCGGCGGCGCGGTACTTGATCCGGATAACAGGCAATGCCTGCGAAACAGGGGAACCGTTGTCTATCTTTCCGCGTCCCCCGAAACCTTATATGAACGTACACGACGCGATTCAGGCCGCCCTCTGTTGCAGGTGAAAGATCGGCTGACCCGGTTGCGCGAACTGCACCAGCAGCGCGACCCCTTCTATCGCGAGGTTGCGCATATCATCATCGAAGTGGGGCGCACCTCGGCGTCCCAGGTTGTTCGACAAATACTCGCGGCACTGGCATCCGATGCACGCACTTGA
- the pilQ gene encoding type IV pilus secretin PilQ, with the protein MIQKRRLIGGLCAAFLFALGIATTTCRAVAAEEGANAAAVTSNAIEKIEASAISGQTLLKVTLRQPLANLPSSFTVSSPPRIAFDFLDTANASGNNSKKVSLSDLQSINIVQAGGRTRLVLNLNRPSRYEARLDGSVLYISLGGAAASMAATSGAGKPRNAAAVAGRSSGEGNSIQNVDFRAESSDVARINIDLSDPNPLIDVKRQGSSLVLLLQSVKLPDRLARRLDVRDFGTPVVSATTTALGQGTQVVIVGRGDWDYNVTQLDTSVKIEVRRVVNDPSSLTSAKEIQGKTVSFNFTQPVPVSQMIGIFQDITGLNFVIMPGVSGEIERLKMENTPVETAIDVINRMYGLSMRRYGNLVVVGKATDLAKYEKEAHDLSVARQDAAPIEQESIKVRYRPAAEIVAALTGIPLASNAGSGGNTYGTGSTVPSQGSGNQAQSSPSGAPAPGKSIISARGSIAFDEVTNTIFVEETRAQLNKIRERVAALDLPIKQVMIEARIVSVTKDFSRTLGSKLSFIANPSNATLSGTLASSPNAPPGITSTYGPGRQTILNGGFNASAGANSSDIMLSLLNSSQTRLLQLELSASETDGSSKSIASPKILTQDGRKATITDGQTLFYQLQGGTAGPTTVSVDAATKLDVTPQIGSDGKVQLKLEVNKGGVGTVTTNAGPSVAKQEIKTNVVVENGGTLMLGGVFTEQESDATTQVPLLGDIPYLGWLFKQKAKNRTRSELLIFLTPRIVTEELTLQ; encoded by the coding sequence ATGATTCAGAAACGACGATTGATTGGCGGTTTGTGCGCGGCGTTTTTATTCGCGCTGGGAATCGCGACGACAACATGCCGGGCGGTTGCCGCCGAAGAGGGTGCTAACGCGGCTGCCGTTACCTCCAACGCAATCGAAAAGATCGAAGCCTCCGCCATTTCAGGCCAGACGCTGCTCAAGGTTACATTGCGCCAACCCTTGGCTAATCTGCCATCGTCCTTTACCGTGTCGTCGCCCCCACGCATCGCATTCGACTTCCTCGATACCGCAAATGCATCAGGTAACAATTCGAAGAAGGTTTCCCTATCCGATTTGCAAAGCATCAATATTGTCCAGGCCGGCGGCCGCACCCGGCTTGTTCTGAATCTGAATCGCCCCAGCCGCTACGAAGCGAGACTCGATGGCAGCGTGCTCTACATCTCACTGGGTGGAGCGGCGGCTTCCATGGCCGCAACTTCCGGCGCCGGGAAGCCACGCAATGCAGCCGCTGTTGCAGGTCGGTCATCCGGCGAAGGCAACTCCATACAGAATGTCGACTTCCGCGCGGAGTCGTCCGATGTGGCCAGAATAAATATCGACTTGTCGGACCCCAATCCACTCATTGACGTAAAGCGCCAGGGATCAAGCCTTGTGTTATTGCTACAAAGCGTGAAACTGCCTGATCGTTTGGCGCGGCGCCTTGATGTGCGGGATTTTGGCACCCCCGTCGTCAGCGCCACCACCACGGCTCTGGGTCAGGGAACCCAGGTGGTAATTGTTGGCCGCGGTGACTGGGACTACAACGTGACGCAACTCGATACCTCGGTAAAAATCGAGGTGCGGCGTGTCGTGAATGATCCAAGCAGCCTGACGAGCGCCAAGGAGATTCAGGGGAAGACGGTCAGTTTCAACTTTACACAACCGGTTCCGGTGAGCCAGATGATCGGCATTTTTCAGGACATTACGGGCCTCAACTTTGTCATCATGCCGGGGGTCAGCGGCGAGATCGAACGCCTGAAGATGGAGAACACGCCGGTCGAAACCGCGATTGACGTTATAAACCGCATGTACGGCCTTTCAATGCGCCGTTATGGCAACCTCGTCGTGGTCGGCAAGGCCACTGATTTGGCCAAGTACGAAAAAGAAGCGCACGATTTGTCCGTGGCGCGGCAGGACGCTGCGCCGATTGAGCAGGAGTCGATCAAGGTTCGGTACAGGCCTGCTGCTGAAATCGTGGCGGCACTCACGGGCATTCCGCTGGCTTCGAATGCCGGCAGTGGCGGCAACACATACGGAACAGGCTCGACCGTGCCATCCCAAGGGAGTGGAAATCAAGCACAAAGTTCACCGTCCGGTGCTCCCGCACCTGGCAAGTCCATCATCTCGGCCCGCGGCAGCATTGCCTTCGATGAGGTAACCAACACGATATTCGTCGAGGAAACCAGAGCCCAACTCAACAAGATCAGGGAACGAGTAGCTGCACTGGATCTGCCCATCAAGCAGGTGATGATCGAGGCGCGTATTGTGAGCGTTACAAAGGATTTTTCCAGAACGCTCGGATCCAAGCTGAGTTTCATCGCCAATCCGTCGAATGCAACGTTGTCGGGTACGCTTGCCAGCAGCCCAAACGCACCACCTGGCATCACCTCGACTTATGGTCCCGGCAGGCAAACCATACTCAATGGTGGCTTTAATGCCAGCGCAGGCGCGAACTCCAGTGACATTATGTTATCTTTGTTGAACTCCAGCCAAACTCGTCTATTGCAGCTCGAACTTTCTGCCAGCGAAACTGATGGAAGTTCGAAGAGTATCGCTTCACCCAAAATCTTGACCCAGGATGGCCGAAAGGCCACGATTACTGACGGTCAGACCTTGTTCTATCAACTTCAAGGCGGCACTGCTGGGCCAACCACCGTATCGGTCGATGCGGCGACCAAACTGGATGTCACCCCACAAATTGGCAGCGACGGGAAAGTCCAACTCAAATTGGAGGTCAATAAGGGTGGTGTGGGGACTGTTACTACCAATGCCGGGCCCAGCGTGGCCAAGCAGGAGATCAAGACTAACGTGGTTGTGGAAAACGGCGGCACCTTGATGTTAGGGGGGGTATTCACTGAGCAAGAGAGTGACGCCACAACCCAGGTTCCTCTTTTGGGCGACATTCCCTACCTTGGCTGGCTGTTCAAACAAAAGGCAAAAAATCGCACTCGTTCAGAATTGCTCATATTCCTCACTCCCCGCATTGTTACGGAGGAACTGACGCTCCAATAG
- a CDS encoding deoxyguanosinetriphosphate triphosphohydrolase, with protein sequence MADLASFAVSEANSRGRAISEPKPAARSEFQRDRDRVIHSTAFRRLEYKTQVFVNHEGDLFRTRLTHSIEVGQISRTIAHALRVNDDLAEAIALAHDLGHTPFGHAGQDALNECMREYGGFEHNLQSLRIVDRLEERYGAFDGLNLTYETREGILKHCSLKNARELGDLGLRFIDKRQPSIEAQICNLADEIAYNNHDIDDGLRSGLLALEQMREVALFDHHAEAAINQFPALSGRRLIHETIRRMINAQVTDLLAETNRRIAAMGIRSLDDVHEASQVVGFSAAMHEDNQRLKKFLRNQLYCHYQVLRMTTKARRIIADLFCAFLADPRLLPPQYQRMAESDKPRAIADYVSGMTDRYAMKEHRRLFAVAEA encoded by the coding sequence ATGGCTGATCTGGCGTCCTTTGCGGTGAGTGAGGCCAATTCTCGCGGCCGCGCCATCAGCGAACCCAAACCCGCTGCACGTTCCGAGTTCCAGCGCGATCGTGACCGCGTCATCCACTCCACCGCATTCCGTCGCCTCGAGTACAAGACGCAGGTTTTCGTCAATCATGAAGGTGACCTGTTCCGCACGCGGCTGACGCATTCGATTGAAGTCGGTCAGATTTCCCGCACCATTGCCCATGCACTGCGCGTTAACGACGATCTGGCGGAGGCCATCGCGCTAGCGCATGATCTTGGCCACACGCCCTTTGGCCACGCGGGGCAGGATGCGCTCAATGAATGCATGCGCGAATACGGTGGTTTCGAACACAACCTGCAATCACTGCGCATCGTGGATCGTCTCGAAGAGCGCTATGGTGCCTTCGACGGCCTCAACCTGACGTATGAGACGCGCGAAGGGATACTTAAGCACTGTTCGCTCAAGAATGCGCGCGAACTCGGCGATCTTGGCCTGCGTTTCATCGACAAGCGCCAGCCTTCAATAGAAGCGCAGATATGCAACCTTGCCGATGAAATTGCCTATAACAATCACGATATCGACGATGGGCTGCGCAGCGGCCTGCTCGCGCTGGAGCAGATGCGGGAAGTCGCATTGTTTGACCATCATGCGGAGGCAGCGATAAATCAATTCCCTGCGTTGAGTGGCCGCCGCCTGATTCATGAAACCATACGCCGCATGATCAATGCCCAAGTGACTGATTTGCTTGCGGAGACAAATCGGCGTATTGCGGCAATGGGTATCCGTTCGCTTGACGATGTGCATGAGGCGTCGCAAGTGGTTGGTTTCAGTGCCGCCATGCACGAAGATAATCAGCGCTTGAAAAAATTCCTGCGCAACCAGCTATATTGCCACTATCAGGTATTGCGCATGACCACCAAGGCGCGCCGCATCATCGCGGATCTGTTTTGCGCTTTTTTGGCCGATCCTCGCCTATTACCACCACAATACCAACGCATGGCCGAATCAGACAAGCCCCGCGCCATCGCCGATTATGTTTCTGGCATGACCGATCGCTACGCCATGAAGGAACATCGACGCCTGTTTGCCGTTGCCGAAGCCTGA